A segment of the Bos taurus isolate L1 Dominette 01449 registration number 42190680 breed Hereford chromosome 19, ARS-UCD2.0, whole genome shotgun sequence genome:
cccctccctgccacccccaggGCTCCTCTCTGTCGAAGGTGCCAGTGTGGCCGAGGTCAGGTAGGGAGCTAGGCTCCACCACCAAGTAATCACTCCTGTATTTGTATCTCTTCCCCCAGGATCCATGATTCAGCCCTAGTTCCCctagccccccaccccacccccccctgTGCGTTAGGCAGCTGAGGTTCAACAAGGAGGATACATTCAGACTAGACCCCAAGGTTAGCCCCAGGCTGGGGTGCAGGGAGCGGGAGGCAGCATCTCCTGCTGGGCCCGAGGGCCGACAAGCGGGGCTGGGCACACGGGTGTCTGGGGAACTGCCCCTGGCCacccctttccccacccccagcacagccAGGCCAGGCTCCAACCATGATCAGTAAAGCTGCTGCGGCCCTCACCCTGCCACGAAGCTAAAGTGCTCCCCAGTCCTCCAGCCCTGCCGCAGAGCTCAGGCCGCCCGCTCAATCCCAGGACACAGGAAAGTGCCACTCTTTTTGGCTTCAGAACTGGACTTTCAGCCACGTCGGACCCAGGGGCAgtggcagcagaagcagcagccgtAATGTCACACATACAAATGACCTGAGAAATCCCATCCGCGCGTCACTCACTGGGGACCGGCTCGGGGCTATGTACAAGTCAGGAAGGATGGATCAGGGCACTCGCAGGCACGGACGTACTCGCACACACCTGCTCGAGGATGGGGACCCACAGAGGCACCTGTCCCCCAGCCGGGAACTGGGGGATGCCCACACACTCCATTCGCATGTCTTCCATGAGGCCTCTGCAGCGTGTATTCATTGAACCAGTGCAAGAACATCTCAGGGTTCAGACAGGCCCGGGTCCCAGGaggatgctgggggtggggatggggttggAAATGTGGAGGAAGAGGGACTTGATTCCTCTCCTGATGTGCAGGGCGTGCCACCTTCTCCTGGAGTCTGGATCACCGGGGGCAGCTGACCGACTGTCCGTCTGTCTCTCCCCTTCTACCCCTGCAAGCTCGGGGAGGAAGGGTCCTTGGCAGCCGGGGGCTGGGTGGCCGCATCCTCTGAGGCCCCCACGGGCTCCGGCTCAGTGGCCATGGGCTCCTCAGCCTTATCCCTGTTCCTGCTGGCCTCCTGGAGCTGCTGCCGCCGTGCCACCTCAGCTTTCAGATTCTCCAAGTCTTTTTGGCTGAGTAGAAGGATGGGGCGGAGAGTGGGCATCAGGGTGGGCCTGGGCCCTCCGTCACCTTCCTGGCTTTGCTTCAACTTGGGACAAGATCAGGCTCTGCACTTTCTGCAGTGCAAGTAAGAACTCCACATACCTGCCAGCCTCCAGTGAAGGCCTGGTTCCCATCCAGCCTTCACACCCAGCCTAAACCCTGTGCACTCTGGCCGCTCCTATCGCCGATCACACCCAGAACACAGGTGCAATGTGGAGCAAGTCCGCTGTAAATGCCCTAAGGCTGACCAGACCAAACCCGGGCCCCACACAGGCGAGAGGGACACGGGATAAGGGGCTTTCGAGGGCAGGGTTGTTGTTGCTTGTCTAAGAGCTCAGAGAGACCCCCAGGGCCCAGCGCTAAGGCTCGTCCCTACACTGACAGAGCAGGAGCTCAGAGAAAGAATGAAGCTGCTCTTTACATGCCTGCTAGGTAGCTTCAGTTATGGCCAActctgcaaacctatggactgtagccacccaggttcctctgtccatgggattctccaggtaagaatactggagtgggtttccatgcccttctccaggagatcttcccaacccagggattgaaccagcatttctttaaagtctcctgcattggcaggtgggttctttaccattagctctTTACATACTGACATGAAATGATCGCCAAGATCGATTAAACGCAGGAGAAAAATACGTGCCTGGTTTGGTACAATTTTGTGccttaagggggaaaaaagatgacAGATCTGTGTTTGTGCCATAATGCAAAGTATTTCTGGAAGGAGTCACTAAGGGCTGTACTTCTCAGTCCGAGCCACCTCAATCCCGTAGTTAATAAACCAAGAAAGTAAAGGCCAACGTCCAAGTGGGGCCTCACCTGAGAGGAATGAAGAGGATGCCATTGATGACGTTCAGCTGCTCCAAGACGCTGGCCATGCTGGGAGCTGTGAACTGAGGGGCGCGGGGAGCATGAGCGGCCGAGGCCGGGGAGGGGGGGATGCCCACCCAGCCCCGCTCGGAGACCCACCTTGAGGGGCGGGATGTTGGCGCTGGAGCCGTTGCGGTAGATCTCGTTCATGGTGCGCTGCAGGGCCACGGCTTGCTGGGTCAGGCACTTGAGGTACTCGGAGCTCTCCTTGGTCTTCTCGTGGTCCTCGCCGAGCTGCAGGGGGCGAGCGGGGAGAGATGAGGGCCGCCCTCAGCCCCGCCCTTGACCCCGCCCTGCGCCCTGCCCTGGCCCACCTGCGTCTTGTAGATGGTGTAGCCTTCCTTCTCATGCTGCAGGGCGGAGCGGAACTCGGCTTTGCTCTCATAGACCCGGGCGACCAGGTGGTGGCTGTAGGGAGGCAGGGCGCAGGGTGGGGGGCGAGGGAGGGCGTGAACGGGCCGGTGGGCAACGGGCCGGTGGGCACTAATGGGGGTGTGTGCGGGGTACTCTAGATCCCACTCCGGGATCTCTCCAGGGGTAAGACGCCAAATCCAGGACTCAGAGAAGACATGGAAGGTGAGAGAAATTTCCTCAGGAGTCAGATGGAGGGCAGAGTGCTCGATCCCGCGCCCGCCCTCGATTCAAGTGCTTCCTGGGACCCTGTGGCCCGGGGTCTCCCTGCCCCctgacccagcacagcctcacCTGAGGGCCACCTTGAGGGACTTGGGCCCGTGGTACTTGGTGCTGACGGCCAGCGCATTCTCCAGGAAGCGCAGCGATAGGTCATACTCCATCACTCCGTGCAGCACCAGCCCGATGTTGTTCTGGGGGCAGTCGGGAGGGCCCTGGTCAGCTCCCACTCCCCTGGGATGGAGGCTAGTCCCGCTGCCCCTCCCCAGCACTCACGTCCAGCAGCGCCATCTCAGGGTGGTCCTCCCCGAACACGAGCAATGTGAGGTAGCGGGCGCGGTACAGCAGGCTCAGGGCGGTGGACAGCTGGCTACTGGCAAAGCAGTACAGCGCCAGGTGCATCTGCAGGGGCAGGGCAGGTCAGGTCAGGTCGGCCGCCGGCTCCGCCCCCGCGCCAGCCCCGCCCCGGAGGCTACTCACGTATTCCTGGATGGTGTTGGGGTGCTCGATGCCCATCACTCGCTCGCTCATTAGCACGGCCTTCTGCTGGTTACTGAGGGCCTGGGAGAGGTGGGGGCTGTCATCCCCAGGTGGCACCGCCCCACACcccgtctgtctgtctgtctcgcCCATGAGCCTCCAGGCAGCTCAGGCCTCTTCATCTCTGGCTGcaatttctatttttactttgcACCAAGGAGGAAAGAAGTGGTCAAAATCCAGCTGCTGTGACCAGGGAAGTCTACACCCCACCCCGAGGCtgcttcacattttaaaagactGTCTTAGTCTATGCAAACATATGCACAAATCTAAAGTtgtgctaaaaataaaatattcatattacGACAAGGAGGCATATACAGGTGAAAAAAAAAGGAGTCCTATGGCTGGAGCCAAGTGGAGCACCTGCAGTGTGCCCGCATCGGAGGCAGCCTCAAACCCGGGGGCTAACACGGCAAGTGAACACCACTAGGCCCCAGGACAGTACAGCCAACAGCACAGTCCCTGAGCAGCTTCCAGAGCGCTTACAAGGTACTGACTGAGAACGTGCCCCTCGCTTGTCCCTGTGAAGGGAAGGAAGGCCCTGGCATCACTCCCACTGTGTCCACGGGCACCGCAGCTCTCCCCAGGACACAGCTGTTGGGGCAAAGGGAaacggggggtgggggagggatgtaTAGGCAGAGCAAGCACATCCCAGGGTTTCCACCTGCTCCTCCTGGGGAGGCCTGGAGGTAAGCAATATCTCTGGGATGACAGGGCTCCAGTTCTGCCTGCCTGGACCCCCCCATCCTGCTGGGCCAGTGGGGTGAGAACACAACCCAGGGCCCCACTGACCACCCCCAGAAGGTGCACAAGCCCACCTCGGCGTAGTCGCCCATGATGTAGTGGAGGCGGGCAAGCAGGCGCAGGCAGGCACAGATCTCCACGTGCATGGCCCCGTACACGTTGTTAAACAGGTTCAGGGCCTCGTTGATGAGCTCACAGCCCTCCTTTAGGAAGCCTGCAGGGCACCGGTGGGCAGAAGGTCAGGGCTGGCCTGGGTTTGGGCTGGGGGTCCCTctccaccgcccccacccccccgccgGCCGCACCTGGCACGCACCCTGCTGTACTTTGGCCTGCCCGCTCTGAAAGAAGTGGAAGGCATCCGAGGCCTTGGGGTTGACGTGCTTGACCACGGGGAAGATGTTGAGCACGTCCTCCTCCGTGAAGGCAGGTTTGTGGCGGCTGTCGAAGCTGTACTCCTTCAGCAGGATCTGGGGGCCCCGCCAGACACCCACAGGGAGCCTCAGCCCAGGCTCACGTGGCCAGCACCACCCCACCAGCTTCACCCAAGGTCCCGGGGACCCTTCAGGACGCTCCGAACCCGGCCCACCTGGATGCCGGTTTTCAAGGAGATCTCCCGCAGCAGCGTGATCTTCTGCAGCCCATAGGTCTCCACGGCCTGGTCCACCGTCTCACTGGGGAGGAGCGGAGGGTGGGCCCGAGCAGCCCAGCACCCATCCGCCCCCCTCCACCCGAGCCCCTAGGCATGGGGGCCCCCTCTCCCACTTCCCCAAGCAAGTGGTCTCCCACAGCCGCTCACGCACCACTCGAGGCTGAAGTCAAAGTAGTTCTTGGCCTCCTGGCAGATGTTCTTCCAAAGTTCCTGGGGGGTCATGACGGCCCAGGCTGTGTTATCTGCTGCCCCTGGGGGCCGGTTTCGCCTCCTCCTGTTCCTCTTCTTGGAGATGAGCTCGTCAGCGGGCAGGTGGGCCACGGGGTTGGGGTAGGAGCTCAGGAAGCAGTTCAGGAAGTGGCTGATGGCAGCCGAGAGCCCGGAGAGCTCGACCCCCTGCAAGGGAGGTGGGACCGGTCACCACCCGGGCTCCCCCAACACCTCCCTGAGCCAGGCTGAAGGGAGCGGCAGTACCTGTAGGTACGTCTTGAAGATGTGCTTGGCAGAGCGGGTGATGAGCTCTCCAATGCCAATTTTCTGCACGGGTTCAGAGAAAAAGGGGGGTGTCTGGGTTGGGCTCCAGGCCTCCAGcccagcccctcacccccactCCATCTCTCAGCCACCCCGGGCACCACTCACGTAGATGTGGTCCAGCTGGTCACGGGCCGGGCTCCGCATCACCAGGTCCAGCACCTTGCCCAGGTAGCGCATGTTGATGCCACGCTGGCGCATCACCTCGGCCAGTGTAGCCCCGTCCATGGGCAGCACCGCGTGGTCTGTGAAGTCCTTCACCTGCGGGCTGCAAAAGGTCAGGCCCCCCCCAGCCCaggccctctgcctcctcctgccccaggtCTTGCCAATGGGGGCTCCCACTATTCTGGGGCCCTGAGGAAGGAAGGGACTAAGACCCCCTGCTCCCAGtcaggaagaggaaaggagagaaaggatgtGAGCAGTAAGGATGTGAGCTCTCATCCCCGGCCTTCTGCACAGCCCACCGTCACCCTGGGACTGCTGGGCCCACCGGCAGGGAAACAGCAATGGAGGGCAGCAAGGCTCCCCTGTGATGGCACAGGAAGGAGCAGAGCCACGGCTTCACTCTGAGACTGAGCCTTGCCTCGCGGGCCCTGGAGCAGCGGGCATGGCAGGCTCACCTCAAAGATTGGGGAACAAGCACAACACCGGAGCTCAGGGCCGCCTCAGCAGGGAGCAGGCCCTCTGTACACACACGGGGACTCCGTACAAAGCTTcttggagggtgggggtgggtaaaGATGCCCCCACGCCCTCTGTCTGCCATCCCCTCATACAGGGGCTTTGGAGGACCATAACCCCGCTGCCAGCCCCCAAGGGAGGGCACCCAGGGCACAACTGATGCCTGCCTTGGCCCCTTTGTGTCAGTGACACTATTCTGGGAACGAGAACTCCCCATCTGCCTCGCAGGTCAGGAGGCTTAGGTCACTCCTGCAAAGGCTCCACGAGTTCCCAGAGGCGAATGAGGCCACAGAGCCTGTAACCCCCGCTGCCCCTCCTTCgtgccaccccctgccccagcccgcCCTCACCAAGCCAGGTATCTGGCAGGAGAGCAGGAAGGCAGCGGCATCTTTCAGCAGCTGCTTCTGGTCCCGAACCTCCTCCTGGCAGGACTCGGGGAAGCGCACTCCTGCGGGCAGGAGGGAGAGCAAGGAGGTGTGAGCTGGCAAAAGAGGCGGGCaccagacagacacacagacagacagacagcagcACTTAGGTAGGCAAGCAGGCCCCCAGCACTGGGGCCCCCGAGGACCACTCACCTGGCGAGAAGATGTCAGGGTTGAAGCGGACATCGAAGGCCGTGCTGCTGATGGAACCCACTGCCTTGCACGCGTTGCGGATCACCTCCCGACCCCGAGGGTCTGCTGTGAATACACGGCCTGTCAGGAGCTGCCCCACCTCCCCACGGGTTGGGTGCCAGCCCGAGCCTCCCCTGGCGGGGGCTCCCCCAGCAGCCCCACCTGTCCCGTCGTCCGAGGCAACGGTCTCTGCCAGCTCCTTCACCGTGGCCAGGCCGCTAGCACTGCTGCCCTCCTCCTCGCCTCCCGCCTCGGGCGCTGGGGGAGCGTCAGGCTTGGACTCCGAGGACAGGCCGTCGCCGTTCTCCAGGGACGTGGGGCTCTCCATCTTGCTGGCCTTCTGCTGCATCAGCTGTAGGGCAGCCAGCTTCATGAAGAGCAGGTACCTGGGGCACAGTGGGTGGGGTGGAGCAGGGGATGGGAGAGCAGCGACTAGGAGGTCACCGGTCCGGCAGCTTCCTGCTGGCCGTGGGGGGACCTGAGCCAGGCCCCAGCTCCTGCCCTGCTGGGCTTAAGGATGTTGGGGCCCGGGATGTCCTGTCCTGTCCAGGGAGCAATGTCCATGCGTGTGTACATGTGCCAGCCCAGCCATTCTACCAGGTGGTGGCAGGTCACAGCAAAAATGGGGATCTTCCTAGACAGGAAGACAGCTGGGTGTCAGGGCTCCTGAGAGCACCAGGGACCCCTCTGGCGTTTTGAGAGGGAGAATTATTCCTGGCACGGGACATTTAATGGGCTGACTCCTAAGCACTGACCGCCAGCAGCAGGGACCCCACCTGTATCCCCCCACCCAAGGGCCATGGCACTGGGAGGTTCAAAAATGCCTAAGCAGATGTCCACACGCTTCTTGAGGAAACAGCATCACTTCAGTAGAAAGCCACCGGTCTCGCTTTTTCTCATCTACATGAAGCTCTTGGGCGTCTGCCTGTGTGGGGGAGCTGGATGCCACAGTGATGGGCCCAGAgctcgttcctcttcacttcccaAAGCATCCCCCGTCTGGGGTCAGACGCCAGCACCGCCCTCCCTGCCCGAGGCTGCAGCCGCAGGCCTGAGCCCCACCTGTGCTCCACGAAGGCGTCCACCAGCTCCTGGCGCAGACAGCACAGCTTGTGGCGGTGCGCGCGGGGAAAGCCAGCACGGGCGCACTCCTCGGGCAGCGCCTCGCCGGGCACGGGCAGGAAGTTGAGGTCAGGGGGGAAGGTGCGCAGCAGGTCCAGGATGTAGTGGCGCCCATCGTTGCCGATGATGCCCTTGCACTCCACGGAGGAGCAGAGCTCCACCTCCTCGTCCCGGTCATTGAGCACCCGGTGCCTCAGGATCTTGAGGGGCCGGCTCGTGCGCTCCAGCAGCTCCAGGTACCGCGGGTGCGACACCACCGTCTTGCCGAAGTCAATGGAGCCGTAGATGACGCTCTGCTCCTGGTCCCGCTCCAGGATGCCGGGGATGATGGACTGGGCCGTGACACGGTAGCCTCGGTAATCCACCACCACCGTGCCCAACGTGTACAGCCCCTCCACGTCCACCGCATTGTACGTGCGCACGCCGTTCAGGTCGTTGGTGGGTGCCACATAGGCTGCCACGTCCCCGCCGAAGTCCTTGTAGTGGTCGCGAACGTCGAAGCCCAGGCTGAAGAAGATGTTGTTCCAGATGAACATCTGCATCTTGGTCTCCTCGCTGGGGTTGATGGCCATCACGTTGCCGTCGATGACCGCCATGGCGCCCCGCGTGGCTGCTGCGGTGAAGTCACTGTGCACCTGGGGGCCAGAGGTCAGAGGGTGAGGGAGCTACATCTCACCTGGCCAAGCTCACCTGCGGCTGGCGGAGGTGAGCAGGACGAAGGTTTCGCACACTTGGAAAAGCACCAGAAACCCCAGTTCAGAAAAAATGTAacacttatgggcttccctggtggctcagctggtaaagaatccacctgcaatgcaggagacctgggttcgatccctcggttgggaagatcccctggagaaggaaacagctacccactccagtatcctggcctggagaatttcatgggctgtatagtccatggggtcacaaagagctgggcatgactgagcgactttcacttttatcaaataCTCGGATATACAGCAGAACTCAGTGATTACAGGGGGCAGGAGGACTTGGGTGGGTCTGGGATCCACCAACTATATGCCAGGTGATCTCTGCTGGATCACCTCTCAGATCTGTCTTCATGTCTATAGATGACATAAAAGTATCGACCTTCAGGGGCCTTCCCTGAAGagtccacgcttccactgcagggggcatgggttccattcctggtcagagaactcagatcccatatgcctagcagtgcagccaaaaaaacgcCATCGCCCTTTATAAGGTGCCCCGGAGATTACAAGCCTACACGGCACCTGGTCCAGCTCCTGGCAAAGTGAGCACCCAGgacatttatatttctttaccATTATCATCTCTAGTAAAATTATGGGagattttaaagctttttttccactgaaagcactgctttttcctcatctctgtcagcaaaatcactgaggacatcACAGGAGGACACGTGTGCCCAGGTCCCCATATGGCTGCGTTGGGAGGGAAATGGGCATGGGCATCACTCAGCCCATCCTGGAGGTggctccctgcccccaacccccacccccagactctAAATCTCAGAAAGGCCAGAAAAAGGGGCTGGGGTTGTCTGCTGGGAGGCAGAAAGTGGCAGAATGGCCTGGAAGGTCCCCAAAGGCCCTTATCCACAGAAGCCCTTGTCCAGCTTCCCTCTTATCCACAGAAAACCAGTAGGGAAGTGGCTGGCAGGCCTGAGGCTGCTGGTCAGGCCTAAGGGGCCACAGGCACCTTGAATATGGCTCTTTCTCGCAGCAGTCGCTCAGGCAGGTTCTTCCGAGGCAGCTCCCGTGTAGTCTGCAGCTCCTCATTCCAGTCCCGGGTCTACACAGAGACCAGGAGGGATAGGCCAGCTCAGCCTGAGCCCCCACCACCTGCTCGGGGCAGTCCCACCCCCCTGCCACCCTGTGCAGCCCTACAGGCACCGAGAACCCAGCCTGGGCCCcgcaggggaagggagagaggagccgGGGATGGCCACAGGCACCTGTCCAGGAATGTGCTCCTCGTAGCCCAGCCGGGAGGTATAGGCATCCTCCGCCCGCACGCAGTCCATGGCGTGCTCCGCCTGGGGGGCTGTCCAGCTGTACACCTGGAATGGGGTGGCGATCCTCTCGAAGGGGTGGCGCTGGACCCTGCAGCGAGCAGAGGGGAGATGGGATGGCCCAATGAGCTCAGAGGTCTGCCCTGGGCCCCTTCTTCAAGGCCCCACTGTCTCCCCACTAAGGCTCTGTCCCTGGAGAGTCCAGCAAGGGCCCACAGCCACCTGTCCCAGGTCTGCTGCCTCGGGCGGGAGGCTCTGGGTGCTGCGTGTCCAGCTTCTTAGGGCAGAAGTGCTAGATTCCAGGCCGTCCAGGTCACCCACCCTGGGAGATGAGGGGCCAACAGGCCGAGGCGCTACCTTTTCTTCTGCAGGGCGGCAAAGTTTTTTTTGAAGGTTGGGCTGATCTGGTTGAGCAGCTCCACCAGGGAATGGCTGAGGAAGCGGGGGCTGGCAGGCTTGGGGTTGAAGTGGTACGCTGTGGACCTGCAGAGAGAGGGTGATCACTGTGCCGGGTGCCCCCCAGGCGGCTGCCCGCGGGCTCCCCACAGGCTTGTACAGGGACTCACTGGTTCAGGTAAAATCCGCGGGTGGAGGCCGTGATGCTGACTTGCCGGTCCTCAGCTGTGATCACAAACAGGTACATGAGGTCCCCGTGCATCCTGCGGTTCCCGGGTGGCGGGTTCCAGCCGCTCATGGTGAGTACCTTCAGGCACTGCAGGGGCTGTGGCAAGGGCTGAGCATGAGCGTGCCATGCTTCCTGGTGGGTGgtcccctgcccccatccccagaGACCAGCTCCCACCTTCCAGTCCCGGTTCTGGGGCTGCAGAGGACACAACGGCCGCTCCCGGCTCCCAGGAAGAATATACTCGGGCGGTGTGCAGTCGATGGGGTCCATCTCCAAGCCCTTCTTCCGCTTCCCGCTGTCTGAGGGACCCGAGGCTGGTGGTCAGCACACGACGCCCCAGGGGGTCCAACGCACTCCCCAGCTCAAGTGGCCCTGGCCTGGGTGCCTCCGGCCCCGCTTCCCTCCAGTGGGAAGGCTGAGGGAAGGCCCAGCCCCCTTCACCAGCCCCAGTTCAACTTGCTCCCAGCCCCTCTGCCCAACTGCCAGCCCCAATGCCTCCCGCACCTCCCAGGTCGCCATCGGTAAAGACGCTCAGGAAGGACAAGGAGTTGCAGTCAACCCCATTGAAGGCATCGGAGGGGTCTAGGCTCTTGAGCAGGTCTCGAACGTGGCGCACGTGGATGCGGGCCTCTCGCACTGTGTATGGTTCTGTcggaagggggaggggcaggacgTTACCAGGGCAACAGACTCCCCAGGAGACAGTCAGCCTGAGCACAAGCAGGGGTAGCATTGATTTTCAATTTTAGGCTTTTACTTGCAGATTCCCTTATGAACACCTAGGCTGGAAATCTGCTTTCCACACACATATCTGCCTATCAGCAGGGATCCTTGTTTGCAAAGAACCTTCTGCCAAAGGGCACAAGAAGTACCTCAGGAAGTGCACACAGGCTGTGGCAGCCCACAGAAGC
Coding sequences within it:
- the CLUH gene encoding clustered mitochondria protein homolog isoform X1, with the translated sequence MAWARVCASCCRQLAEAVLPTPTGVGAEERTPLLGPTPASQSPGPSIWRVPGSPDAGFSCPTNCFISSDPLWGGSGEAGLSPGGSFTRGPEATRASWPTAVLADLEQDARQGECALPRAATAGLAPLKPEANQSSSPGPTSCMGAKVEAQPRTRDTGSAGPEPQSGGLRCHGGPVSPEPRKGRRPTTPELPSVMLLNGDCPESLKKEEGPAEPPRENGLDETEPGEETTGQEVIVIQDTGFSVKILAPGIEPFSLQVSPQEMVQEIHQVLMDREDTCHRTCFSLHLDGNMLDHFSELRSVEGLQEGSVLRVVEEPYTVREARIHVRHVRDLLKSLDPSDAFNGVDCNSLSFLSVFTDGDLGDSGKRKKGLEMDPIDCTPPEYILPGSRERPLCPLQPQNRDWKPLQCLKVLTMSGWNPPPGNRRMHGDLMYLFVITAEDRQVSITASTRGFYLNQSTAYHFNPKPASPRFLSHSLVELLNQISPTFKKNFAALQKKRVQRHPFERIATPFQVYSWTAPQAEHAMDCVRAEDAYTSRLGYEEHIPGQTRDWNEELQTTRELPRKNLPERLLRERAIFKVHSDFTAAATRGAMAVIDGNVMAINPSEETKMQMFIWNNIFFSLGFDVRDHYKDFGGDVAAYVAPTNDLNGVRTYNAVDVEGLYTLGTVVVDYRGYRVTAQSIIPGILERDQEQSVIYGSIDFGKTVVSHPRYLELLERTSRPLKILRHRVLNDRDEEVELCSSVECKGIIGNDGRHYILDLLRTFPPDLNFLPVPGEALPEECARAGFPRAHRHKLCCLRQELVDAFVEHRYLLFMKLAALQLMQQKASKMESPTSLENGDGLSSESKPDAPPAPEAGGEEEGSSASGLATVKELAETVASDDGTADPRGREVIRNACKAVGSISSTAFDVRFNPDIFSPGVRFPESCQEEVRDQKQLLKDAAAFLLSCQIPGLVKDFTDHAVLPMDGATLAEVMRQRGINMRYLGKVLDLVMRSPARDQLDHIYKIGIGELITRSAKHIFKTYLQGVELSGLSAAISHFLNCFLSSYPNPVAHLPADELISKKRNRRRRNRPPGAADNTAWAVMTPQELWKNICQEAKNYFDFSLECETVDQAVETYGLQKITLLREISLKTGIQILLKEYSFDSRHKPAFTEEDVLNIFPVVKHVNPKASDAFHFFQSGQAKVQQGFLKEGCELINEALNLFNNVYGAMHVEICACLRLLARLHYIMGDYAEALSNQQKAVLMSERVMGIEHPNTIQEYMHLALYCFASSQLSTALSLLYRARYLTLLVFGEDHPEMALLDNNIGLVLHGVMEYDLSLRFLENALAVSTKYHGPKSLKVALSHHLVARVYESKAEFRSALQHEKEGYTIYKTQLGEDHEKTKESSEYLKCLTQQAVALQRTMNEIYRNGSSANIPPLKFTAPSMASVLEQLNVINGILFIPLSQKDLENLKAEVARRQQLQEASRNRDKAEEPMATEPEPVGASEDAATQPPAAKDPSSPSLQG